In the genome of Bacillota bacterium, the window GAGAACCCGCCGGAGGGGCCAGCGTATTCAGACTTCCCGTCCATCAAAGACATCATCAAGGGACCAGGCGGCGGGTAAGCAAGGCGCCAACGTGGAATGGACCGGAGGCCGGGGACTGAGTTCCCCGGCCTTTTGCTTTTGGGGAGGCGGCGGCCGGATGCCCGCACTCCAGTTTTGCCCCAAAGGAGGCTGGTGCTTTGTCGGCAGTGTTGCTCACCGTGATCGTGCTGGTTACGGCCATGTTCGTCCACGAGGCCGGCCACGCCCTGGCGGCCTGGGTGGCCCGGGTCAAGGTCCGGGAGGTCATGTTCGGCCTGGGGCCCATCCTCGCTGCCGCGCGGGTGAGGGGCGTGCGGGTGAGCCTGCGCCTCCTGCCCCTGGGCGCGGGGGTGGACGTGGACGACGACGCCTACAAGCGGGCCCCTGCCTGGAAGAAGGCCGCGCTGCTCCTTTCGGGCCCGGCCGGGAACTTCCTGGGGTGCGTCCTGGCGCTGGGGTGGCTGGGGTGGCTGTGGTCGAACGGGCACGTGCTGGCCACGGCGCTGTTCGCCGCCGAGGGCACGGCCAGGGTGGTGACCGCCACCGTGTCAGTGCTCGTGGGAGGTTCGGCCGACGTCGT includes:
- a CDS encoding site-2 protease family protein, with protein sequence MLLTVIVLVTAMFVHEAGHALAAWVARVKVREVMFGLGPILAAARVRGVRVSLRLLPLGAGVDVDDDAYKRAPAWKKAALLLSGPAGNFLGCVLALGWLGWLWSNGHVLATALFAAEGTARVVTATVSVLVGGSADVVGPIGLAKVVGGLGPGSLETGLLVFACVSAGLGVFNLLPVAPLDGGRIVVELLGPRLSPIGRRRLEAAGAVALGAVAAVVFLADIVGLLR